One Fusarium oxysporum f. sp. lycopersici 4287 chromosome 8, whole genome shotgun sequence genomic region harbors:
- a CDS encoding hypothetical protein (At least one base has a quality score < 10) — MESVNKPSFEMGNNATVKAADAVNVSAKAEPDSGRSSASNYHDKDQLERMGKKQVLRRNFGFMTILGFSCTILITWEAITVLFAQGLNNGGTAGVIYSFLVVWVGNFSVFATMCELVSMAPTSGGQYHWVAMMAPRSCSKFLSHLTGMLTVGGWQGSVSSSALLTGNMILGMATLNYPDFQPELWQGTLLFWAIFGFAVFINTLVSSVLPKFEGLILILHILGFFAILIPLVTLGPHASASDVFGTFVNNGGWSTNGISFMVGMMGNAFSFVGTDAAFHMSEETVNPSVVVPTSILLSLCINGACGFAMVIAMVFCMGNLDDAMASGPGMLGFPYMYIFQQATNSRAGATVMSAIIVLLAACATVGMLASTSRVFWSFARDRGLPGWRTLSKVSDRTTVPLYSVLCTAVISILLSLINIGSPVAFQNVTSLSISCLYSSYLIAAGLLLYRRLTKGFVLPGTSDLPALANTTGAELVWGPFHLKGAFGIANNIFAMCYLIVVGFFSFWPPMVNPTVDMMNYSVVVTGGLVIFSVIYYFAWARKEYNGPVVEN, encoded by the exons ATGGAGAGCGTTAACAAACCCAGCTTTGAGATGGGCAACAATGCCACCGTCAAGGCAGCAGACGCTGTCAATGTCTCGGCAAAGGCTGAGCCAGATTCTGGACGCAGCTCGGCGAGCAATTATCATGATAAGGATCAGTTGGAGCGGATGGGAAAGAAGCAGGTGCTTCGG CGCAACTTTGGGTTCATGACGATTCTGGGATTTAGCTGTACCATTCTCATCACCTGGGAAGCTATCACTGTTCTCTTCGCCCAGGGCCTCAACAATGGTGGCACAGCCGGTGTCATCTACAGCTTCCTTGTCGTTTGGGTCGGTAACTTTAGTGTCTTTGCTACCATGTGCGAGCTGGTCTCGATGGCACCTACATCCGGAGGACAATATCACTG GGTCGCTATGATGGCGCCGCGGTCGTGTTCCAAATTCCTCAGTCACCTCACAGGCATGCTCACGGTCGGCGGATGGCAAGGCTCTGTATCATCCAGCGCCCTGCTCACGGGAAACATGATCTTGGGAATGGCGACTCTCAATTATCCCGACTTCCAGCCCGAGCTTTGGCAGGGAACATTGCTGTTCTGGGCCATCTTTGGGTTTGccgtcttcatcaacacGCTCGTCAGTTCGGTGCTGCCCAAGTTTGAGGGATTGATCTTGATCCTTCACATTCTGGGTTTCTTTGCCATTCTGATCCCGCTTGTTACCCTTGGACCTCATGCTTCTGCATCGGATGTCTTTGGTACCTTTGTTAACAACGGTGGATGGTCGACGAATGGCATCTCGTTCATGGTTGGTATGATGGGTAATGCGTTTTCCTTCGTCGGCACTGACGCTGCTTTCCAC ATGTCCGAAGAAACCGTCAACCCCTCCGTCGTCGTCCCAACCTCCATCCTTCTCAGTCTCTGCATCAACGGCGCTTGCGGTTTCGCCATGGTCATTGCCATGGTGTTCTGCATGGGCAACCTCGACGATGCGATGGCTTCAGGCCCCGGAATGCTCGGCTTCCCCTACATGTACATCTTCCAGCAAGCGACAAACTCAAGAGCCGGTGCGACCGTCATGTCCGCCATTAttgttcttcttgctgcTTGCGCCACTGTCGGGATGCTTGCATCGACCTCTCGTGTCTTCTGGTCCTTTGCCCGTGACCGAGGTCTTCCTGGCTGGCGCACTCTGTCAAAGGTCAGCGACCGAACCACTGTCCCCTTGTACTCAGTCTTGTGCACTGCCGTCATTTCAATCCTCCTGTCACTCATCAACATTGGATCGCCTGTTGCGTTCCAAAACGTCACTTCTCTTTCTATTTCTTGCCTCTACTCTTCATATCTTATCGCCGcaggtcttcttctctacCGTCGCCTCACCAAAGGCTTCGTGCTGCCCGGCACTTCAGATCTCCCAGCTCTGGCCAACACCACCGGCGCTGAGCTTGTCTGGGGTCCTTTCCATCTCAAGGGTGCCTTTGGCATTGCCAACAACATCTTCGCCATGTGCTACCTCATTGTTGttggcttcttcagcttctggcCTCCCATGGTGAATCCTACTGTGGATATGATGAACTACAGTGTCGTGGTCACTGGGGGCCTCGTCATTTTCAGTGTCATTTACTACTTCGCCTGGGCGCGAAAGGAGTATAACGGACCTGTTGTCGAGAACTAG
- a CDS encoding aliphatic nitrilase: protein MTAIRVAACHVSPIFLSAKDTTSKAINLIKQAARNKANLVVFPETYISAFPIWSSIRPPTENHNLFKQMAHESIFADGDEIHAIRNTAKHANIMVSVGFSEKVRFSSATLYNSNIFIGTSGEVLIHHRKLMPTFFEKLTWAPGDGYGLRVADTPCGKIGNLICGENTNPLARYSLMAQGENIHISTWPPIWPTRVPTTDDSSEPSKDTSNKPNYDNVTANRTRAAAHCFEAKCFGVLCSGVLGDDAIQTIAEGSSHLTQVLKQSQRGATQFLDPTGAPLKGFNIDSETGEAVATDFLQHDEGILYADLDTEDCIEGKQYHDVVGGYQRLDVFDLKVNRARREPVSFTEDVGNVPSQDWKSLN, encoded by the coding sequence ATGACTGCAATTCGAGTTGCCGCATGTCATGTTTCTCCCATCTTCCTCTCCGCGAAGGATACAACCTCGAAAGCAATCAACCTGATCAAACAGGCTGCGCGGAATAAAGCCAATCTAGTAGTGTTCCCGGAAACATACATCTCGGCATTTCCGATATGGAGTTCAATACGGCCTCCGACTGAGAACCACAATCTTTTCAAGCAAATGGCGCATGAGTCAATCTTtgctgatggcgatgaaATCCACGCCATTCGCAACACTGCAAAACATGCAAATATCATGGTCAGCGTAGGCTTTTCTGAAAAAGTTCGCTTTAGCAGCGCGACTTTATACAACTCCAACATCTTCATTGGAACTTCGGGAGAGGTTCTGATTCATCATCGAAAATTAATGCCTACGTTTTTTGAGAAGCTTACTTGGGCACCTGGGGATGGATACGGGCTGCGCGTTGCAGACACGCCGTGTGGCAAGATTGGGAATTTGATTTGCGGAGAGAATACCAATCCTTTGGCTCGCTATAGTCTTATGGCTCAAGGGGAGAACATTCATATCTCGACCTGGCCGCCCATATGGCCAACTCGGGTTCCTACAACAGACGACTCTTCGGAACCTTCTAAAGATACATCGAATAAGCCGAATTATGATAATGTGACGGCAAACAGAACCAGAGCAGCTGCTCATTGCTTCGAAGCGAAGTGTTTCGGCGTTCTTTGTTCAGGTGTCCTGGGAGATGATGCTATTCAAACTATTGCTGAAGGATCGTCTCACTTGACTCAGGTGTTAAAGCAGTCACAGCGTGGAGCGACGCAGTTTCTTGATCCGACTGGAGCACCTTTGAAGGGATTCAATATCGACAGTGAGACTGGAGAGGCTGTAGCCACTGACTTCCTGCAGCATGATGAAGGCATCCTTTATGCTGATCTTGATACTGAGGATTGCATCGAAGGGAAACAATATCATGATGTTGTCGGTGGATATCAGCGCTTGGATGTTTTCGATCTCAAAGTGAACCGCGCCCGTAGAGAGCCGGTTTCTTTCACTGAAGATGTTGGAAATGTCCCCTCTCAAGATTGGAAGTCTCTTAACTGA